Within Wyeomyia smithii strain HCP4-BCI-WySm-NY-G18 chromosome 2, ASM2978416v1, whole genome shotgun sequence, the genomic segment aaattattttaaaggtgatttacaaaaactcaccagaaatcgttcgaaatttttcataatcggcgattttaacgctaaacatcgttcatggaataattctcaaagtaattccaatggcaaaattttattcaatgattgttcttcaggatactattctattttgtctccgaatagtcctacatgcttttcttctgtaagaaacccttcaacaattgatttggtgctaacagatcaaagtcatgtgtgtagtgatttgatcacacatgctgactttgattctgaccatcttccaataactttttctttatcacatgaatcagttttaaaccctatgagctctgtttttaattataacaaggctaattgggaaagatacaaaactcatattgagagaaatttcaataatgagcttgatttgcaaaacgaagtgaatattgattccgctttggaagcattaaaatgtgcaattgttgatgccaggaattattctgttccaaaggctcaagtgaaatttgattcatcaataattgacgaaaatcttcaacttctaattcgtttgaaaaatgtccgcagacgtcaatatcaacgttctcgtgaccctgtttttacaactatttataaagatttacagaaagagattaaacatagatttactcttctgagaaatcaaaattttgagactaaagttgaaaaattgaaaccatattcaaaaccattttggaagctgtcgaagattcttaagaaaccttcaaagcctattccagttttaaaagatggtgaacgttttcttgtatccaatgaacaaaaggctcaaagacttgctcagcagtttgagagtgttcataactcaaatttgaattttgtgagtccaattgaaaatgaagtcacacgtcaatttgatttaatttcttcccagaattttttacctgcagaaataattgaaactaacttgaatgagattaaatcaattattaaaaatttcaaaaatatgaaagcacctggtgacgatggaatctttaatatactaatcaaacatctccctgagagcacaatggaatttttagtgaaaattttcaattgctgcttcaaaattgcatattttcccaaattatggaaaaatgcaaaaattactccaattttaaagccggataagaatccagctgaagtttcaagttaccgaccaatcagtttgctttcttcaataagtaaactgtttgagagtattattcttaacagaatgatgtcacacatcaacgaaaattcaatttttgcaaatgaacagtttggatttcgccatgggcattccactactcatcaattgctcagagttactaatatgatacgagctaacaaatctgaaggttattccactggagctgctcttttagacatagaaaaagcattcgacagtgtttggcataaaggtttgattgcgaaattgcaaacttttaattttccgattttcctaatcaaaattttaaaaaattatcttactgatcgaactctgcaggttgtctatcagaattcaaaatctgatagatttcctgtcagagcaggtgtgcctcaaggttcagtcttggggccagtcctgtacaacatattcacttcagatcttcctgatttgcctccaggatgcacaaagtcattgttctgcgatgacacaagcatttccgtaaaaggaaaaagccttcgtgtcatatgcagtcgattgcagaaaagtttagatattttttcttcctacttgcaaaagtggaaaatctctccaactgcttctaaaactcaaatgataatttttcctcataagcctagggcttctttcctcaagccaaacaataatcacgttgtcaagatgaatggggttattttaagttggtccgacaaggttaagtacttgggactaatttatgataaaaaacttattttcaaagagcacattgagagtatacaagccaagtgcatcaaatatacgagatgtttatatcctctcattaacaggaattctaaactttgtttaaagaacaaacttttgatttacaaacaaatttttagaccagcaatgctttatgctgtaccgatctggtcaagttgctgttcaacaaggaagaaaacgctccaaaggattcagaataaaattctgaaaatgattttgaagcgtcctccttggtttggtacactcgaattacatagacttactggtgttgaatcattagaagctatgtcaaataaaattattaacaattttcgacaaaaatcgttgcaatcctcaattgctacgataagctctctttatagccaataagttagcaattaagttagttgtaagtttacttcccctaattgcgaaagcaaacaaatcctaacaattaaaatttcaaatttctaacagtgttgagaagtcaccatttgtgattggacacacatactcattatttactaatatttatcataaatacttaagctactaacaaatccccccttaaaaaaaaaaaaaaaaaaaaaaaaaaaaattcaatagatcTGTTTGATGGACCTCCGATTGCATTACACTGTTTAGACAATTGTCTCTATTTTAGAAATAAGAATAGTTTTAAGGCAGATATAGAAGATTAGAAATATTATATACAAACTACATAGTGTAAGTAGCGAATAAATTGTTTCTTCTTCTAATCAAATTTAATTGTTTACCTGAAGAAGCCATATAACGAAATTCAATCACATCAACATATAAAACAAACATGAGAAACATTTTAGTTTAACTACGAATGACTCTAACAATCATATTTACTCAATATCAAATTACATGAATATCTAATGAAAACAGTGGGAGATGCGAATGAAATGTATGTGAGTTTCACTCAACGTTCAAATGCAATACACGCAAGAATTACGTGAgcgtaataaaaaaatatctacgTGCGGTTCGTATATAGTTTGCGtgcaaaccattatggataaaATCTGTTTGTTTTTGCACATGAAATCCACgcgatttttattttgagtataCCATAACGACATGCTTAACAGCCTATTCGGGGTATAATCCAAATTGTCTGAGTTGTCGCTAAGCCATATGGATTATCGTACGTTTATGGTTCCTCTTTATTAGGGTAGGTATTAaaccaaaacacaaaaaaaaaaatcgtttcaaaATAAACACGTTCTTTATTGAACCTGATTTTAATACACGTCAATAggttgttacctttcttgtatGTTTGGCTCAGATGTTGATAGATCATTTGGCGTTGAGTGATGTTTTTTAaagccattttttttattctatcgaACATTTTATAATCATTATATGATTCCGACGCTTCCATTGGTTCGCGatcgtacactcaaaataattttcacgtcataattaccggagaagttatgtgaatattttgcactgtcattttcacgtagattctacctaattgtcatttgagttcatcatgatctggtgaaatgatttatcctatgaatctTATACAGGAGACATATGCAATTTATGTgactttcacgtagaattcaactaccggtaaaatggaaagcattcgattatctgctagctactacgtttgatacaacgtaaaatttccaaattttgtttctCCAATTCTTAAAAGACggcaaatagtttttagaaatcatagaaatatgttgctcgataaatcgcacggccatgcaaaatcgccgattcgtaaatgaatcaaacgacataaaaacggacaaatattacgacatttgccggcgataactattgtaagctgcaactgtttatgtataggaaactcctcgacctttgaactaaatctgtttaaaacctgtaagctcaaggctcgatgtcaaattcgtacggtttttcgaaagctcacttattggcaagccgtcgagaaattctattttattgtcagagactgagttagacaacagcttcgccattttgatttctgtgtattttcacatggagagttcacgcgatacttcttctatgacattctgtttgacgttgccaagttcacgttgatactacgtgataaaacatagtatgcatgtaattttcacgtagatgttatgtttgtcacataaatcatgcaaaatgacagataatgaataagtacaggaaatttcacgtaacaataatgtgaaaaatattttgagtgaatgatttttttgaatgttTGTATGCCCTACATCTTTTATGTCTATTGTCCATTATGTTTAAAGTTTTTAGGCATATATTTACATGCGAATTACGTACGCCAACTTTAAGATAACTGAATATATTAAAATATGCTTTTTGTTAATCATTAGACGTGCCACACGCTTTTCGCAAAATGCAATAAATGTCCAAGTGTTTGAAGTTACAGTTTGATTGATAGTGGAAAATCTTCGTCAATTAGTTATCTTAAAGCGTATACATTCATTATACAAAGTATAGAAAaaataaccctctagtgcccataGCTTCCTTTTGGTGGGCTTCGGTCAAAACTCTAAAAAGCTGCAATGAATACTGAAGAAgcgtttataatgattcatagtgattttaccgaagctcggctagaaattaacttgggcaccaGAGAGTTTGAAGTATAGTTAAAGATGCACGCAGAAATAATGTAGCTAGTTATTACCTTGCTTATCAAAATACAATTCAAATAAATATCACGAATAAATATCACAGTTTGCAAAAACCTCCACGGTACATTGTTACATTATTTATGATATAAACGTTCAAACATCATCGCGTTATTCATGGAAGCTTCTTACATGTACTCTATACGGTAACTCCGAATTTGGCATACCCAAATCGATTGACGATTGCACAAAAGTGCCCCAGGTTTGGTatctaattccaaaataaagaTAAGCTATTCCCTTATCAGTGGATTGAGTGTTACAGCCATTTCTAGCGTAACTCATGGCATTTTCAGTTGCTATTGCTCGAACAAAGTGAAAAGGTCGTTTCTATCAATAAGACCTTCAAATAGCTTAAAACAAATACATACGATGGGTCAACATGTGTCTCGCACTGATTTCGAATGGGTGTACAACGATCAACCGCACATTGGAAGACGAGATGCCATGCTGAAGAAATATCCGCAAATCAAAAAACTCTACGGACCGGATCCTGTGTTCAAGTATATTGTTTCAGCCATGGTCCTAACGCAAATCTTGATGCTTTACGTAATGCAAAATCAATCATGGATAATGATAACCTTAGTGGCATACTGTTTTGGAGGAATTATCAACCATTCGCTGATGTTAGCCAATCATGAGATATCACACAACATGGCATTTGGCTACGGGAGACCATTAGCAAATCGTTACTTCGGAATGTGGTGCAACCTGCCAATAGGAGTACCAATATCGGTTTCGTTCAAAAAGTATCATACATTGCACCATAGGTATCTGGCGGACGAAAAATTGGATCCAGATGTTCCGAGTATTTTGGAAGCTAAACTGTTCTGCAATacatttggaaaatttatatgggtaaTCCTGCAGCCACTGTTCTATGCTCTGAGACCGCTTTTCGTAAATCCACTACCGGTAGAAAAGTTTGAAATTATCAACACAGTTGTGCAAATAACGTTTGACGGTCTAGTGGTTTTAGTGTTTGGATGGAATATGCTCGCATATCTGCTCATTGGATCCTTTCTAGCTATGGGTATTCACCCGGTGGCAGGTCACTTCATTGCCGAGCATTATATGTTCGCAAAGGGTTTCGAAACGTATTCCTACTATGGTCCTCTGAATTGGATCACTTTCAACGTGGGATATCACAATGAACATCATGATTTTCCGGCGATTCCGGGTAGCAGACTCCCCGAGTTGAAGAGGATAGCACCAGAGTTCTACGATACCATTCCTCAGCATACGTCCTGGGTGCGGGTAATGTATGATTTCGTTACGGATCCAGCCGTTGGTCCATATGCACGAATCAAGCGACGTGCGTTGCAGAAAGCCGGCTGAAAATTCTCCTATCGGTGAGTCAGCCTCGTACGATTGTGTGAATTTTTATACCGACAGGATGATAAGCTTGGGTAGATTCACGTTGGTagacaataataaattatattcCATTGATAAGCGAAGTGCTTTTTCGAATTACGTTAGTGAAATATTCGCCATATTTATTGATGAGACCCGTTAATATTGGTCATACCGGAAAAATGGTCTTGTGATATAAATTCAGCTGTTGCTATTGTAAGAAAAGTCATGCATCCAGAGTAAAACAACATAAGGTGAAAGAGCTCTGATACTGAATTACGTACGCAATCctactgaatttcaattttacactagtagttcATTGTGATTCTGATACATTTAAGGTTTCATTTAAAAGAACTGTGTTTCTGTGTGGATCATTTCTAGGGTTTAAAATTAGGTCTTTGattttaaatacaatttttgAAGACATACAGTCGCGGAGCCTTAATATCTCAACAATATTTAATTTTAACCCGTCAATATTTTTTCGTGGGGCAACGTATCATTTGGCTTCCATTAAGTTGGCGCTTCTCTTTGTACCGCCACATCTTCTCGTGTTCCTGATAATTTTCTGATAATTTCTAAACTTCACATTTCTCACGCCATCTTGCATAATTGTGGTCTATACCGGTTAGAGTGACAATGACTGTATGCAAATAAAccagttttgaatttcaaaaacctACCATGTACATTTTGCCAATAAGACCCAAAAAAATGACCTTTgtcaaatttcagctcaatggGGTATGATTCAGGAGTGCCTCAAAACGctcaaagttgtttttttttctttcgaaaaTCTACATGGGGAAAATCGAGAAATATTGAAACGTCTAggtctggtgttatctcgaaacaaattttttagACAAAAACCGACTTTCTGGGGCTTAGTCGTCTATTGGGCAACCTAGGGTTTAATATGGAATATTTAAGAATTGGCTTCTAATATGACTCACAACTCACTCCTAACCATATGTAAATTATATTAATGTTTCTTAGCCATCTTGATTTTCATTAGATTAGAGTATCTTAGTAAGACCACTAAGACTAAGATTACTCGCGCTATCAATAGCGACacgttttaaattgaaaattacacaaaatttgatcCCGTGCctaatccagaatacgtcgccatgtcactcggtcttgggctgttATCCTCCAGTCGCTTTTAACACCCATtacgcgggcatcctcgtcgacagcacacattcaaCAAGTGCGGGATCTACCCTGAAGTCAACGGCCTCTTTCGGGATCGGGACTCCTGCTAAACATAGTTTTTGCTGGTCCTTCCCCCGGTATGCTAACTATATTCCCAGCCCACTGAAACTTGCCGTGTTTCATCCGACCAAATATTTATATacaccgatttgtatgcctggtctATGTGTCTACACCGAACACCAATTTCCAGTTTACCTCCAAGGATTGAACGTAAgatacgctcaaaaacaccaaggtTAACCTACTAAATGCCGCACATCACTAGCTTGATAACTTCGTCGACTACTTTAAATAACTGTCCATCTTTTTCCACCACAGGCTTCTTCTTCCGCGCTACGTTCAATGCCAGCAatgtcgatgtcgtccgcaaaacctactGATGGTGCTACTTCTTTGCatgccagccctccgtatagcaccttccaatggtATGGTGACCAAGCTCGGCAGCCCGTCagcctgcttcaaaccatctaacgtcacgaaagcgtCCGTTATCACACCGGCTGCCTTGACGCTTGATGTGGAACCGTCAAGGGTGACACGTATCGGTCTAAtaagttttgttgggaaaccatgtttgatgatccgccataactcattccttatcattgaaaagttaccatatatttgttagattttttttgcagagaacttaataattaaataatcaacaatcAACTCCTTCAGAGTACGATACTCGCAACTAAGcgcaacaatgctaagtttgacagcctttcattcttcatagtcgtacgcaacctatttttaatcagtttcatcttcggaAAAGACCTTtccccagttgcgttcgagatcattagactAAAATAAATCCGCAACGCAATTTCAGCGTTTAAAAAtacattttgcatatttttgttCACAATCACATTGTATAAATGTAATTCAAATGACTATTCTCTGTACTCTGAAATTGCTCAGCAAACGAAAAAAGCTGAACTAACTCGTTTCCCAATCCATTTTCAAGATCATCCGGATAGGCAGCCACAAGTTTTTCAGCAGCAAGCTCCAGTTCAGAAGGTTTTGTGTTGATGTCGGACAAAAAACCAAATCGGTTGGCCGCTTTTCGTTCACCGAGAGCATCGGCTTTATCAATGGCTGGTAGAATGCCTTCATTCTTAAatttcgatcagtaagataattt encodes:
- the LOC129723548 gene encoding sphingolipid delta(4)-desaturase DES1-like, translating into MGQHVSRTDFEWVYNDQPHIGRRDAMLKKYPQIKKLYGPDPVFKYIVSAMVLTQILMLYVMQNQSWIMITLVAYCFGGIINHSLMLANHEISHNMAFGYGRPLANRYFGMWCNLPIGVPISVSFKKYHTLHHRYLADEKLDPDVPSILEAKLFCNTFGKFIWVILQPLFYALRPLFVNPLPVEKFEIINTVVQITFDGLVVLVFGWNMLAYLLIGSFLAMGIHPVAGHFIAEHYMFAKGFETYSYYGPLNWITFNVGYHNEHHDFPAIPGSRLPELKRIAPEFYDTIPQHTSWVRVMYDFVTDPAVGPYARIKRRALQKAG